From Hymenobacter sediminicola:
AGCCTTGGTGAAGCAAGCACCGAAGTAGAATATCATAGCCGAATAAAAAACAAATAGCAGCACCAATACCACGCTGGAAGCGGGACCGTAGATAGGCCCCAGGTTGCGTGGCACCAGCAGATGCCCCAGCGCAAACTCGCCCAAATCGATGAGAACAGCGGTGAGGACTGCCCCGCGCACTACCGCCTGCCAGGGTACCTTGGCGCTGCTCAGGTTGCGAAACGTGACGGCAAACCACGCGGCTAGAATCAGCAGCGAGGTAATCTGGTTGAACACCTGGAACAGGTAATAGCCAAAGTTGGCGTCGAAGTCACGCACATAGTCGGCCAGGAAGGCTAGAGTGGCGTCGGTGGTGAAGGCCAGCAACGTGAGCATGCCGGTAGCAAGCAGCACGCCCAGCGAGCGGGCCCGCTCCTTCAGCACTTTGCCCAGCCGCCCGCCGCTGCGCTTGGGCCGTATCTGCCAGAGCTGGTTGAGCGAGTTTTGGATGACTACGAACAGCGTGGTAGCAATGAAAAGCAAAAACCCGAAGCCCAGCCATGTAACCAGCCGGGTACGCTGCACATTGCTCACGTTCTGCAGAATCTGCTCTACCAAACCGGCGGCGGTAGCCCCCAAAAAACCAGAAAGCTTGGTAAGCAGCAGGGTGCGCGCAATGGAGGCCGAGTAGAGGGAACTCAGCAGCTGGATGAGAATAATGAGGATGGGAGGCAGCGCAAACGTGGTGAAGAATGCCGTGGCCGCGCCCAGCCGGAGCGGGTCGTTGGCAGCCAGTTCGCGGGCGGCACGGCGCAGCAATATCACGCCATCGGTGAGGCGGCGGCGAGTTGGGCCCGTCGCGTGTACTTTTGTCATTAGGGCTGCGTACTAGTTCCGGCCCATGGCCGTTGGGCAACGTACGAAGGTACGGCCCCGCCCCGATTCCTGCACCCTGATTTTCTGTTCATAGTGTCCCTATCTGTTCCTCCTGTTTCGTCGGCTCCGCCGGTACCTGTCAGTTGGTGGCGGCGGCGCCTCGTCAGTCCGCTCCTGAATATGCTCAAGCAGGGCCTTAGCCCCGCACAATTGTCGTTGACAGTGGCTTTGGGAGTGATTTTCGGGACCGTGCCCATACTGGGCATCACCACCCTGATGGCTACTGCCACGGCCGTTCGGCTACGCCTGAATGTAGCCGCGCTGCTACTGGTCAGCCACTTGATGAGTCCGGTGCAACTGGTGCTACTTATTCCGCTGCTTCGCCTGGGAGCCGGCCTGATCGGAAACGGAAAGGGGCCGGAACTGACGCTGACCCAACTACAGTATCTGTTTGCCCATGACTGGCAGCAGGCGTTACAATTGCTCTGGCAGGCCGGACTGGGTGCGCTGCTGATCTGGGCGGCCGTATCGGTTCCGGTAGGGCTGGCTCTGAACTTCGGGTTGCGGCCGGTGTTTCGGCGGCTTCTGGCCCGGCAGGCACAGAAAGCAACCACAGAACCGGAAGAGCAGAATCTATAAAGCAACAACTCATCTGAAGCAACGAGGCCGGACAGGGTAGTATTTCTACTACTGTCCGGCCTCGTTGCTTCAGATGAGTTGTTGGTCAGCTGCTTAGCCGCGCTGGTAGAAGGGCTGCTGCTGATTGAAGTACTGGTTCAGCGGCTCATCGGAGGTGGGGTTCAGTAGCATCATGTCCACGAACTGGTAGCCTTCGAGGC
This genomic window contains:
- a CDS encoding YihY/virulence factor BrkB family protein gives rise to the protein MTKVHATGPTRRRLTDGVILLRRAARELAANDPLRLGAATAFFTTFALPPILIILIQLLSSLYSASIARTLLLTKLSGFLGATAAGLVEQILQNVSNVQRTRLVTWLGFGFLLFIATTLFVVIQNSLNQLWQIRPKRSGGRLGKVLKERARSLGVLLATGMLTLLAFTTDATLAFLADYVRDFDANFGYYLFQVFNQITSLLILAAWFAVTFRNLSSAKVPWQAVVRGAVLTAVLIDLGEFALGHLLVPRNLGPIYGPASSVVLVLLFVFYSAMIFYFGACFTKAYAHYAGIDIKPKKSAVRYRLVDIVEDQEG
- a CDS encoding DUF2062 domain-containing protein; the protein is MSLSVPPVSSAPPVPVSWWRRRLVSPLLNMLKQGLSPAQLSLTVALGVIFGTVPILGITTLMATATAVRLRLNVAALLLVSHLMSPVQLVLLIPLLRLGAGLIGNGKGPELTLTQLQYLFAHDWQQALQLLWQAGLGALLIWAAVSVPVGLALNFGLRPVFRRLLARQAQKATTEPEEQNL